One Niallia circulans DNA segment encodes these proteins:
- a CDS encoding PepSY-associated TM helix domain-containing protein, with translation MQPATVDKQTQNQKKKQAALYKAIWRWHFYAGIIFAPFLIILAFTGSVYLFKPQIEQVLYQDFYEVKQQKERIPPSEQVDIVTNHYAGAEVTSYRPGEQATRSSEVNITYQNETLTVFVDPYTGTILGELNSDNRIMDLIEEIHGELMAGTAGDRIVELAACWAFVLIVTGLYLWYPQKKKSLAGTLIPRFTKGNNVLRRDLHAVPAFWITGGLLFLILTGLPWSGFWGTNFQSLVTNTGEGYPPSVWVGAAPTSNIKTKDIAEVPWAAETLDVPKSELEGFIPVSIDDIVTTAEREGMHPSYSVIFPSTKEGVYTLSAFPPKAKDEATIHIDQYTGAVLADYRYDNYGLIGKIVAVGITLHKGTELGFLNQLVSLLICLGTILVAFTGVYMWWKRKPKTGLGAPKAPNIKNMKLLLFLLIFLGIIFPLVGLSLIFVWLIDWLIIQRVPNAKRFLNA, from the coding sequence GTGCAGCCTGCAACTGTTGACAAGCAAACTCAAAATCAGAAGAAAAAACAAGCCGCTCTCTATAAAGCAATATGGAGATGGCATTTTTATGCTGGGATAATTTTCGCGCCGTTTTTAATTATCCTTGCATTCACTGGCTCTGTTTACTTATTTAAGCCACAAATTGAACAGGTGCTTTATCAAGATTTTTACGAAGTTAAACAGCAGAAAGAACGAATCCCCCCGTCTGAACAGGTTGATATTGTGACAAATCATTACGCTGGAGCAGAAGTTACGAGCTATCGTCCTGGGGAACAGGCAACTCGTTCAAGTGAGGTAAACATCACCTACCAAAACGAGACATTGACCGTTTTTGTTGATCCATACACTGGTACTATACTCGGTGAATTAAACAGCGATAATCGCATCATGGATTTAATAGAAGAAATTCATGGTGAGTTAATGGCAGGTACTGCTGGTGATAGAATAGTAGAACTTGCCGCTTGCTGGGCCTTTGTATTAATTGTAACTGGACTTTACTTATGGTATCCGCAAAAAAAGAAAAGCCTTGCCGGTACCCTTATACCTCGGTTCACGAAGGGCAATAACGTCCTTAGAAGAGATCTACATGCCGTACCTGCTTTTTGGATTACAGGCGGGCTGTTATTTCTTATTTTGACTGGATTGCCTTGGTCAGGATTTTGGGGAACTAACTTTCAATCGTTAGTAACAAATACAGGTGAAGGCTATCCTCCATCAGTGTGGGTGGGGGCAGCGCCTACATCTAATATTAAAACAAAGGATATTGCAGAAGTCCCATGGGCTGCTGAAACTTTAGATGTACCGAAATCAGAGCTTGAAGGCTTCATCCCCGTTTCCATTGACGATATCGTAACAACTGCTGAGCGGGAAGGAATGCATCCAAGCTATTCTGTTATTTTCCCATCAACAAAAGAGGGTGTTTACACGCTCTCTGCTTTTCCACCTAAAGCAAAGGATGAAGCAACCATCCATATCGACCAATATACAGGTGCTGTACTAGCTGATTATCGTTATGACAATTATGGACTTATCGGCAAGATAGTTGCTGTTGGGATTACTTTGCATAAAGGAACAGAACTCGGCTTCCTTAATCAATTAGTTAGCCTTCTTATTTGTCTTGGTACTATTTTAGTAGCATTCACAGGAGTTTATATGTGGTGGAAACGCAAGCCTAAAACAGGATTAGGAGCACCAAAAGCTCCAAATATAAAGAATATGAAACTGCTGCTCTTCCTGCTTATTTTTTTAGGAATCATATTTCCTTTAGTAGGCTTATCACTTATCTTTGTTTGGCTTATTGACTGGTTAATTATTCAAAGAGTTCCTAACGCTAAAAGGTTTCTAAATGCATAA
- a CDS encoding helix-turn-helix domain-containing protein yields the protein MAIIINVDVMLAKRKMSVTELSERVGITMANLSILKNGKAKAIRLSTLDAICKALDCQPGDILEYKNDDVTEE from the coding sequence ATGGCGATAATAATAAATGTTGATGTAATGCTGGCTAAACGGAAGATGAGCGTAACAGAGCTTTCAGAAAGGGTTGGCATCACAATGGCTAACCTGTCGATATTGAAAAACGGCAAGGCAAAAGCAATTCGCTTATCAACTTTAGATGCGATTTGCAAGGCTCTCGATTGCCAGCCTGGCGATATTTTAGAATACAAAAATGATGATGTGACAGAAGAGTAA
- a CDS encoding RNA degradosome polyphosphate kinase, producing the protein MQTHQENWNTVNLDNPSYYNNRELSWLDFNSRVLEEAVDNQNALLERYKFLSIFSSNLDEFFMVRVAGLLDQVKAGFNKPENKAGLTPKEQLSAISEKARLLVKSQDKIYSDLASLLEEEGVRIISIDEVSAKEMSILEKFYDEQVYPVLTPMAIDAYRPFPMLLNKSLNLAVVIEEKSAEKRKELDLDGNLVIVQVPAVIGRLVEISQRGQERKFVLLEEVISSFIEKLFTGFKVKSVTSFRITRNADLTIHEDEAEDLLQEIEEELKKRKRGAAVRLEYQQQHSSQEVIAYLRQVLEIHSKDVFDVQAPLDLTFLFSFCKKIEATHEHIAARTFIPQPPIDLEGEGTIFEKIAKQDVLLHHPYESFEPVVEFMSQAADDENVLAIKQTLYRVSGDSPIIESLKRAAENGKQVTVLVELKARFDEENNVQWARELEQAGCHVIYGMTHLKTHSKITLVIRREKGRVQSYVHLGTGNYNDATARIYTDMGLLTCNDKIGTDAINFFNYLSGYMERPSYEHLSVSPFGIRDTFIELIDKEMDYHKEYQNGRIIAKMNSLTDKIIIKKLYEASIAGVKIDLIIRGVCCLRPGIKGVSENIRVRSIVGAFLEHTRIFYFHQNGAEDVSLSSADWMTRNMENRVEILFPILEKHIKDRIHDCLLLMLKDNCKAREQDSNGRYRYIQRNDNQKQINSQKILCEEAIQYRTKLMTANLNSVKKSKIFNFTELSLFRLKGFVPIFKK; encoded by the coding sequence ATGCAAACTCATCAAGAGAATTGGAACACCGTTAATCTAGATAATCCTTCCTATTACAATAATCGAGAGTTAAGCTGGCTCGATTTCAATAGTCGAGTGCTTGAAGAAGCGGTAGATAACCAAAATGCCTTATTGGAAAGGTATAAATTTTTATCGATTTTTAGTTCAAATCTGGATGAGTTTTTCATGGTACGTGTTGCTGGACTCCTGGATCAAGTGAAGGCTGGGTTTAATAAACCTGAGAATAAGGCAGGGCTTACTCCGAAAGAACAGTTGAGTGCTATTTCTGAAAAGGCGCGTTTGCTAGTAAAAAGTCAAGATAAAATATACAGTGATTTAGCCAGCTTATTAGAAGAAGAAGGTGTACGCATCATTTCCATCGACGAGGTTTCCGCGAAGGAAATGTCGATTTTGGAGAAATTTTACGATGAACAAGTTTACCCGGTATTGACTCCTATGGCAATTGACGCTTACCGTCCCTTCCCAATGCTGTTAAATAAATCCTTAAACTTAGCGGTAGTTATTGAAGAAAAATCTGCAGAAAAAAGGAAGGAATTAGACCTTGATGGCAATTTAGTTATTGTACAAGTTCCTGCAGTTATTGGCCGTTTAGTAGAGATTTCACAAAGAGGTCAAGAAAGAAAATTTGTTTTGCTAGAAGAAGTGATTTCTAGTTTTATTGAGAAGTTATTTACAGGATTTAAAGTGAAATCTGTGACATCATTTCGAATTACCCGGAATGCTGACTTAACCATACATGAGGATGAAGCAGAAGATTTGCTGCAGGAAATCGAGGAAGAATTGAAGAAGCGGAAAAGAGGAGCAGCAGTCCGCTTAGAATATCAGCAGCAGCACAGCAGTCAAGAGGTGATTGCTTACCTTAGACAGGTGCTTGAAATTCATTCAAAAGACGTTTTTGATGTCCAAGCTCCTTTAGATTTAACATTTCTGTTTTCGTTTTGCAAAAAAATCGAAGCAACACATGAGCATATTGCAGCAAGAACTTTTATTCCACAGCCGCCAATCGACTTGGAAGGGGAAGGAACTATCTTTGAGAAGATTGCGAAGCAGGACGTTTTGCTGCATCATCCGTATGAGTCATTCGAACCAGTTGTGGAATTCATGTCACAGGCAGCAGATGATGAAAATGTATTGGCAATCAAGCAAACCTTGTACAGAGTGAGCGGTGACTCCCCGATTATTGAAAGCCTTAAACGAGCAGCAGAGAACGGCAAGCAGGTAACGGTTCTAGTTGAGCTAAAGGCGCGGTTTGATGAGGAGAATAATGTTCAATGGGCGAGGGAATTGGAGCAAGCCGGCTGTCATGTAATCTATGGGATGACCCATTTGAAAACACATAGCAAAATTACACTCGTAATCCGCAGAGAAAAAGGCAGGGTTCAAAGTTATGTCCATTTAGGGACAGGCAATTATAATGATGCCACAGCAAGAATTTACACAGACATGGGATTGCTGACATGCAATGACAAAATAGGCACTGACGCGATTAATTTCTTTAATTATTTGAGCGGTTATATGGAAAGACCGTCCTATGAGCATTTATCAGTCTCACCATTTGGAATTCGTGATACGTTTATTGAGTTAATTGATAAGGAAATGGACTATCATAAAGAGTATCAGAATGGTAGAATCATAGCAAAAATGAACTCGTTGACAGACAAAATAATTATTAAGAAATTATATGAAGCATCCATTGCCGGAGTTAAGATTGATCTTATCATCAGAGGAGTTTGCTGCTTAAGACCTGGTATTAAGGGTGTCAGTGAAAACATAAGAGTTCGAAGCATTGTGGGTGCATTCTTAGAACATACGAGAATCTTTTATTTTCATCAAAACGGTGCGGAAGATGTATCTTTATCCTCAGCTGATTGGATGACACGAAACATGGAAAATCGTGTGGAAATACTTTTCCCAATATTAGAAAAACATATAAAAGATAGAATTCATGACTGTTTGCTATTAATGCTGAAGGACAACTGTAAAGCACGTGAACAGGATAGTAATGGCAGATATCGTTATATACAGAGAAACGATAACCAGAAACAGATAAACAGTCAAAAAATACTTTGTGAAGAAGCAATCCAATATAGAACGAAACTCATGACAGCAAACTTGAATTCAGTTAAAAAATCTAAAATCTTTAATTTTACAGAATTGTCTTTGTTTCGTCTTAAAGGATTTGTACCTATATTTAAAAAATAA
- a CDS encoding FecCD family ABC transporter permease, whose amino-acid sequence MKPNLRSSKTLTVALVLILINVIVILISLNTGSLRIAPLEVVRTLFGFGDFKSSLVLFDYRLPRIIITILAGIGLGISGAILQGVSRNPLADPGIIGLHAGASFGLIMFVTYFHSLNDKAALLIPLFTFIGGCLTAVTIILLTYDRYKGILPIRLILVGIAIAACFNAITLFLSLRLDEDTYTFASRWLVGNVWGRDWIHVIALLPWIVVLTPLGFLQSRKLDALSFGDSTAVGLGVSVLRTRLGMLAIAVALSSASVAMVGGIGFIGLVAPHLARRLVGPRHQHFLPVAGLLGMVILVLSDTVGRSIFQPNAIPAGIVVAAIGGPYFLYLLTKTK is encoded by the coding sequence ATGAAACCAAATTTACGCAGCTCTAAAACCCTTACAGTTGCTCTTGTGTTAATACTTATAAATGTTATTGTCATCTTAATCAGTTTGAATACAGGCTCACTGCGGATTGCACCACTTGAAGTAGTGCGAACTTTGTTTGGATTTGGTGATTTTAAATCCTCACTTGTGCTGTTTGACTATCGCCTGCCTCGCATCATCATTACCATATTGGCAGGCATAGGTCTTGGTATATCAGGCGCAATTCTGCAGGGCGTATCAAGGAATCCATTGGCAGACCCAGGCATTATCGGATTACATGCAGGTGCTTCTTTTGGGCTGATCATGTTCGTCACTTATTTTCATTCCTTAAACGATAAAGCCGCATTGCTTATTCCATTATTCACTTTTATTGGTGGATGCTTGACGGCGGTGACTATCATCTTACTTACATATGATCGTTATAAAGGGATACTGCCAATTCGACTCATCCTTGTCGGGATTGCGATAGCAGCCTGCTTTAATGCTATCACCTTGTTTCTGTCCCTTCGTCTTGACGAGGATACATACACATTTGCATCAAGGTGGCTCGTCGGCAATGTTTGGGGCAGGGATTGGATACATGTTATCGCCCTTTTACCGTGGATTGTTGTATTGACACCTCTTGGCTTTCTGCAGTCACGAAAGCTAGATGCTTTATCTTTTGGAGACAGTACGGCGGTGGGGCTCGGTGTTTCCGTGCTCCGCACTCGCTTAGGCATGCTCGCTATTGCTGTTGCCTTATCCAGTGCAAGTGTAGCGATGGTTGGTGGGATTGGCTTTATAGGACTCGTGGCACCCCACCTTGCCCGCCGTTTAGTCGGACCAAGACATCAGCATTTTCTGCCTGTCGCAGGGCTTCTCGGTATGGTCATACTTGTCTTATCAGATACTGTTGGCCGTTCGATCTTTCAACCAAATGCGATACCAGCTGGTATTGTTGTAGCAGCGATAGGCGGACCTTATTTTCTTTACTTATTAACAAAAACAAAATAA
- a CDS encoding FecCD family ABC transporter permease: MLQTPHQKHLNNRLHNMWRLLLFIFFLAGLIVILVTAVSFGAKDITFHNVWTAIFNYDSSLTEQQIIYELRLPRVIGAAIVGAAFAVAGALMQGVTRNPLADAGVLGINAGAMFIVTLSFAFFPSISYSLLMVFSFIGAALSTLLIFIMGASVPGGLTPMRLTVSGAVIAALLHSLSAGIAIYFDLSQDLAFWYAGGVAGIKWDHLKVLVPVIVLTIIWAVSMGRSISLIAIGEETAMNLGIKVNLIKLLSIIAAVILAGVSVSAVGSIGFIGLVIPHIARKLVGSDYSFIIPMSALLGAILLMLADLGARTVNPPRELAIGIIVAAVGVPFFLYTARKVGRDL; the protein is encoded by the coding sequence ATGCTGCAAACCCCTCATCAAAAACATTTAAATAATCGTTTACACAACATGTGGAGGCTACTATTATTCATTTTCTTCCTAGCTGGATTAATTGTTATATTAGTAACAGCAGTTTCTTTCGGAGCAAAGGATATCACCTTTCATAATGTTTGGACAGCGATTTTCAACTATGATTCCTCTCTGACTGAGCAGCAAATCATTTATGAACTGCGACTACCGAGAGTTATCGGTGCTGCAATTGTCGGTGCTGCTTTTGCTGTTGCCGGAGCACTTATGCAAGGTGTTACACGTAATCCTTTGGCAGATGCAGGGGTACTTGGCATTAATGCAGGAGCGATGTTCATTGTAACTTTATCCTTTGCCTTTTTTCCAAGCATCTCGTACTCGCTACTAATGGTATTTTCCTTTATAGGGGCTGCCCTTAGTACACTATTAATCTTTATAATGGGTGCTTCTGTTCCAGGTGGCCTGACCCCAATGAGATTAACCGTATCAGGAGCAGTAATTGCTGCTCTTTTGCACTCTTTAAGCGCAGGCATCGCGATATACTTCGATTTGAGCCAAGATCTTGCTTTTTGGTATGCAGGAGGAGTTGCAGGCATTAAATGGGACCACTTGAAGGTGCTGGTTCCTGTGATTGTGCTCACAATTATATGGGCTGTTAGCATGGGACGCTCTATATCCCTTATTGCAATAGGTGAAGAAACCGCCATGAATCTCGGCATAAAAGTGAATCTGATTAAACTCCTATCCATCATTGCAGCAGTCATTTTGGCAGGCGTATCTGTGTCGGCAGTCGGTTCTATCGGATTTATCGGACTAGTTATTCCACATATTGCTCGCAAGCTTGTAGGCTCTGACTATAGTTTTATCATTCCAATGTCAGCCTTGCTAGGGGCAATTCTCTTAATGCTTGCCGATTTAGGAGCCCGTACTGTAAATCCTCCACGAGAATTGGCAATCGGAATAATAGTCGCTGCAGTTGGTGTTCCTTTCTTTCTTTATACAGCGCGTAAGGTTGGGAGGGATTTATAG
- a CDS encoding exopolyphosphatase yields MKENSIAIIDLGSNSIQFAIYNIENNTVHTEEVKRVKVAARLISYIDEQGNITREGIDLTLQILQDFQNIGAENGVSRMIGFATAVVRNAANQEEVLAEIQQKTAIPFSILSGYEEAYFGYLGIIQAIDLQDGITIDIGGGSTEITLFRNRQLIEYYSFPFGAVNLNEKFTKGEMVTAEQIEKLQAYLSEQLQTLPWLSAAGLPIIGIGGSAKNLSRIHKAKDKKNSLNMTIVDIDNIFKELSSISVTERSNIKGLSKKRKDIIIPAIKIISTLMEMTKSPYFSYCTQSVRDGFIYDLLEKTNNAS; encoded by the coding sequence TTGAAAGAGAATTCAATTGCTATCATAGACCTCGGATCTAATTCGATTCAATTTGCTATCTATAACATTGAAAACAATACTGTTCATACAGAGGAAGTAAAGCGGGTTAAAGTGGCTGCAAGGCTGATCAGTTACATAGATGAACAAGGAAACATAACAAGAGAAGGCATAGATTTAACCTTGCAAATTTTACAAGACTTCCAAAACATCGGTGCAGAAAATGGTGTAAGCAGAATGATTGGATTTGCCACTGCAGTGGTTCGGAATGCTGCTAACCAGGAAGAGGTTCTAGCAGAAATTCAGCAGAAAACAGCTATTCCATTTTCTATTCTAAGCGGCTATGAGGAAGCCTACTTTGGTTATCTTGGTATCATTCAAGCAATTGACTTGCAGGATGGTATTACCATTGATATCGGTGGAGGAAGCACTGAAATCACGCTATTCCGAAATCGACAATTAATTGAGTATTACAGCTTCCCATTCGGTGCAGTTAACTTAAATGAGAAATTTACAAAAGGTGAGATGGTGACAGCAGAGCAAATTGAAAAACTTCAAGCTTATCTGTCCGAACAACTGCAAACACTTCCGTGGTTATCTGCAGCTGGACTTCCTATTATTGGAATTGGTGGCAGTGCTAAAAATCTATCTCGCATACATAAAGCGAAAGATAAGAAAAACTCATTAAATATGACAATAGTAGATATCGACAATATATTCAAAGAGTTATCCTCTATAAGTGTGACGGAGCGTTCTAATATTAAGGGCTTATCCAAAAAAAGAAAAGATATTATCATACCAGCTATCAAAATTATCTCTACCTTAATGGAAATGACCAAGTCTCCCTATTTTTCCTACTGCACTCAATCAGTACGAGATGGATTCATTTATGACTTGCTTGAAAAAACGAATAATGCTTCTTAG
- a CDS encoding DUF2975 domain-containing protein, whose amino-acid sequence MNQVSTLFLKIAVIFIGLPILALCIFVVPEIGRYAGELLSNITYIKYLVISFFYVSAIPFYIALYQAFKLLIFIDKNKAFSELSVKSLKVIKYCAIIISGLFVIAMPLFYFVADADDAPGVIIIGLVIIFASMIIAVFAAVLQRLLQEAIEIKSENDLTV is encoded by the coding sequence GTGAACCAGGTTTCCACGCTGTTTTTAAAGATAGCTGTTATTTTTATTGGTCTACCCATTTTGGCATTATGTATCTTTGTTGTTCCAGAAATCGGGAGATATGCAGGAGAGCTGCTTTCAAATATAACTTATATAAAATATCTTGTTATTAGCTTTTTTTATGTTTCTGCCATTCCTTTTTATATTGCGCTTTATCAAGCATTCAAGCTGCTGATTTTTATTGACAAGAATAAAGCCTTTTCGGAGTTATCTGTGAAATCTTTAAAGGTAATTAAATACTGCGCCATTATTATAAGTGGACTGTTTGTGATCGCAATGCCGCTCTTTTATTTCGTGGCTGATGCAGATGATGCGCCTGGAGTTATTATTATTGGTTTGGTCATCATCTTTGCATCTATGATAATTGCGGTATTTGCGGCAGTGCTTCAGAGGCTTTTACAAGAAGCTATTGAAATAAAATCAGAAAATGATCTAACGGTCTGA
- a CDS encoding FixH family protein yields MKKTLLALLLSCLICLLLSACSLLKQDAASLYKKETPLEAVLELPASLKANAVTEITVTLLQNGEKVNNADYVHFEVWKQDGSTEKMMEEADKQGNGVYSIKKTLSSDGLYYVKVHASYHDSIIMPQKQFIVGELSEDDLNYLQKNLPQQEEDHEHHH; encoded by the coding sequence GTGAAAAAAACATTATTAGCCCTATTATTATCTTGTTTAATTTGTCTGCTGTTGAGTGCCTGCTCCCTTCTTAAACAGGATGCGGCTTCCCTTTATAAAAAAGAAACGCCTCTTGAAGCTGTATTAGAGCTGCCTGCTTCTCTAAAAGCAAATGCAGTGACTGAAATAACAGTTACCCTTCTTCAAAATGGCGAAAAAGTTAATAATGCTGACTATGTCCATTTTGAAGTATGGAAACAAGATGGATCTACTGAAAAAATGATGGAAGAAGCAGATAAACAAGGAAATGGTGTCTATAGCATAAAAAAGACCTTAAGTAGTGATGGTCTTTATTACGTTAAAGTTCATGCAAGCTATCATGACTCTATCATTATGCCGCAAAAGCAATTTATTGTTGGTGAGCTTTCTGAAGACGATTTAAACTACTTACAGAAGAATCTTCCACAGCAAGAGGAAGATCATGAGCACCATCATTAA
- a CDS encoding ABC transporter substrate-binding protein has protein sequence MKKKLVLLFTAMLLLILSACGQTASTDSKESDTKTGKGEPKIASLSIHLTNDLLALGVTPVGSVVGGELNDFLPHVKDQLKNSTKLGPAKDPDMEAVIALDPSVIYIDEGISGEDISKFEDIAPTESFNLDEGTWRDHLKAIGKLVDRTKEAEDFIADYENLTSEVKTLAADELGKNSKVMAIRVTAKELRVFTTKRPLGPILYDDLGFTPATGIKELDSTQPYEVISQEVLPDFDADAIFVVVNSDDKAQTAFKQLEESPIYQGLKAVKNKHVYVVSDQPWLDYSALGNKLAMEEAKKLFSK, from the coding sequence ATGAAAAAGAAACTAGTTTTGTTATTTACAGCAATGCTGTTATTAATTCTTTCCGCTTGCGGACAAACGGCTTCAACCGACAGTAAGGAAAGTGACACGAAAACAGGCAAAGGCGAACCAAAAATCGCTTCTCTTTCTATCCATCTTACAAATGACCTGCTTGCATTAGGAGTTACTCCTGTCGGGTCTGTTGTCGGCGGCGAACTAAATGATTTTCTTCCACATGTTAAGGATCAATTGAAGAATTCAACAAAGCTTGGTCCTGCAAAAGACCCTGATATGGAAGCAGTCATTGCGTTAGATCCCTCTGTCATATATATTGATGAAGGAATTTCAGGTGAGGATATTTCGAAATTTGAAGACATTGCTCCAACAGAAAGCTTTAACCTTGATGAGGGAACTTGGCGTGATCATTTGAAGGCAATCGGCAAGCTCGTCGACCGCACCAAGGAAGCGGAAGATTTCATTGCAGACTATGAAAACCTGACAAGTGAAGTGAAAACATTGGCTGCAGATGAACTCGGCAAAAACAGTAAAGTGATGGCTATCCGTGTAACTGCTAAAGAGCTTCGTGTATTTACAACAAAACGTCCACTTGGCCCAATACTATACGATGATTTAGGATTCACGCCAGCAACAGGGATCAAAGAATTAGATTCAACACAGCCATATGAAGTCATTTCCCAGGAAGTTTTACCTGATTTCGATGCAGATGCTATTTTTGTAGTCGTAAACAGTGACGACAAAGCCCAAACAGCCTTCAAGCAGCTCGAAGAATCCCCAATTTATCAAGGTTTAAAGGCTGTCAAAAACAAGCATGTTTATGTTGTTTCCGATCAGCCATGGCTTGACTACTCCGCACTCGGCAACAAGCTTGCGATGGAAGAAGCTAAGAAGCTGTTTTCGAAGTAA